A genomic region of Bernardetia sp. ABR2-2B contains the following coding sequences:
- a CDS encoding MotA/TolQ/ExbB proton channel family protein, with product MKKLFSLLALICFFAIGTAHAQQDDMMVNQDSLDRVQDSIATAQELAEQEAAAAQAKLDAEAAAAVPVQEQTTHEAIKEKFIEGGWQFMSLVLICLIIGLAVAIERIIVLNLASTNKDKLLAKVEDALREGGVSRAQEVCAATRGPIADIFAQGLMSANRGIEIVEKTVMSSGSVEMSKLEKGLIWISLFIALAPMLGFMGTVIGMIGAFDAIQAAGDIQPSLVAGGIKVALLTTVGGLIVAVILQIFYNYCVSKIDSIVTDMEDASISLVDLLIKHDLSK from the coding sequence ATGAAAAAATTATTTTCTCTGCTTGCCCTAATCTGCTTCTTTGCTATTGGTACAGCACATGCTCAACAAGATGACATGATGGTAAATCAAGACTCATTAGATAGAGTTCAAGATTCCATTGCTACTGCACAAGAACTAGCAGAGCAAGAAGCTGCTGCTGCACAAGCCAAATTAGACGCAGAAGCTGCTGCTGCAGTTCCTGTTCAAGAACAAACAACTCACGAAGCTATCAAAGAAAAATTTATTGAAGGTGGATGGCAATTTATGTCATTGGTACTTATCTGTTTGATTATCGGTCTTGCAGTTGCTATTGAGCGTATTATCGTTCTTAATCTTGCTTCAACAAACAAAGACAAACTATTAGCTAAAGTAGAAGATGCTCTCCGTGAAGGTGGAGTTTCTAGAGCGCAAGAAGTTTGTGCTGCTACTCGTGGTCCAATTGCTGATATTTTTGCACAAGGCTTAATGAGTGCTAATCGTGGCATCGAAATCGTAGAGAAAACAGTTATGTCTTCTGGTTCGGTAGAAATGAGTAAGTTAGAAAAAGGACTTATTTGGATTTCACTTTTTATCGCTCTTGCCCCAATGCTTGGGTTTATGGGTACTGTAATCGGTATGATTGGAGCATTTGATGCTATTCAAGCAGCAGGTGATATTCAGCCATCACTCGTAGCAGGTGGTATTAAGGTAGCACTTCTTACAACAGTAGGTGGTCTTATTGTAGCCGTAATTCTTCAAATATTTTATAATTATTGTGTATCTAAAATTGACTCAATTGTTACAGATATGGAAGATGCCTCTATTTCTCTTGTAGATTTGCTTATCAAACATGATCTTTCTAAGTAA
- the yidD gene encoding membrane protein insertion efficiency factor YidD, translated as MIQKAISCFFSYIFLAIVRFYQYFVSPMLPPRCRYTPTCSVYMVESIKKHGAFKGGWKGLKRIGRCHPWGGSGYDPVD; from the coding sequence ATGATACAAAAAGCTATTTCATGTTTCTTCTCTTATATATTCTTAGCAATAGTTCGATTTTATCAATATTTTGTTTCACCTATGCTTCCTCCTCGTTGTCGTTATACACCAACTTGTTCAGTTTATATGGTCGAATCCATCAAAAAACATGGTGCTTTCAAAGGAGGTTGGAAAGGACTAAAACGAATAGGAAGGTGTCACCCTTGGGGTGGAAGTGGATATGACCCAGTTGATTAA
- a CDS encoding OmpA family protein: protein MKKIIVIALLIFINIPFCFSQIGYNEKEFFLNGKEDFRSAKYRSALYYFEEIKSENNLHQDAKYYAALCKLHLHLQETALDELKAVNTNHLKENTHYFYWLAEAYFLNEEFGNALEMLKLYADQNPKNRIETYDRLLSHLRTALELYQTPENYLVRNMGQHINSPFHDFGVSKIPFSDNLIYSSNRLTFKEKLTDTYDTQIFTLYNAKIEKNGIVKEIEEWNKSESLDSQFSILQILKYELTSSDKTFLISQNGDLKTLKREKGVWQTPQLFSQTLSKERGIQEYACLSDDKKTIVFASDYKSKGNYELFVSSREDIDSDFEEPKLLNKLNSKSNEVTPFLDRNNTLYFSSNRVKTAGGFDIFKAEFDTVSREWTNPLLLPYPINSVADDLYFSIDNSNNQTKQLGYFVSNRIKGQGGDDIYEVFFFDSVEVKGQFRERTIDKKPVQDANVIFKSINYAIDSATFQTQTDEEGNYKINIPIYLKSKVNTYKQIISSYSAKLKNKTVFDIEIRHQNRLVYQDQISLNPYNLAKRNSKSYVINAYLYVEEEETNQSENIKSLQKLADNSSKSITLKNIYFENGNAVLKSESYKMLEEVAVFLDKNQKLSLEIIGHTDNIGSASKNLVLSKERAQSVIDFLVNKGIEKTRLKANGYGQERPIASNDDEKEGRELNRRIEVRVFE from the coding sequence ATGAAAAAAATAATAGTCATAGCTTTATTGATTTTTATAAATATTCCTTTTTGTTTTTCACAAATTGGTTATAATGAAAAGGAGTTTTTTTTGAATGGAAAAGAAGACTTCAGAAGTGCTAAATACAGAAGTGCGCTCTATTATTTTGAAGAAATAAAATCGGAAAATAACCTACATCAAGATGCAAAATATTATGCTGCTCTTTGTAAGCTACATTTGCATTTACAGGAAACAGCTTTAGACGAATTGAAGGCAGTTAATACAAATCATCTAAAAGAAAATACACATTATTTTTATTGGTTAGCAGAAGCCTATTTTTTGAATGAAGAATTTGGAAACGCTTTAGAAATGCTGAAACTCTATGCAGACCAAAATCCAAAAAATAGAATAGAAACGTATGATAGGCTGCTTTCTCATCTCCGAACAGCTTTAGAGCTTTATCAAACACCAGAAAATTATCTTGTCCGAAATATGGGGCAGCACATTAATTCTCCTTTTCACGATTTTGGGGTAAGCAAAATACCGTTTTCTGATAATTTGATTTATAGTAGTAATCGCCTTACTTTTAAAGAGAAACTTACGGATACTTACGACACTCAAATATTTACACTCTACAATGCTAAAATAGAAAAAAATGGAATAGTAAAAGAAATCGAAGAGTGGAATAAATCAGAGTCTTTGGATTCGCAATTTAGCATCTTACAGATTCTGAAATACGAACTTACAAGCAGTGATAAGACATTTTTGATTTCTCAAAATGGAGACTTAAAAACACTCAAGCGTGAAAAAGGAGTTTGGCAAACACCTCAATTATTTTCTCAAACATTGAGTAAAGAAAGAGGAATTCAAGAGTATGCTTGTCTTTCTGATGATAAAAAAACGATTGTTTTTGCTTCTGATTACAAATCGAAAGGAAACTATGAACTCTTTGTGTCAAGTAGAGAAGACATTGATAGCGATTTTGAAGAACCTAAGTTATTGAATAAACTGAACTCCAAATCAAATGAAGTAACTCCTTTTTTGGATAGAAATAACACACTTTATTTTAGTTCAAATAGAGTAAAGACAGCAGGAGGTTTTGATATTTTTAAAGCAGAATTTGATACAGTTTCAAGAGAATGGACAAATCCATTATTGCTTCCTTACCCAATAAATAGTGTTGCTGATGACCTTTATTTTAGCATAGATAATTCAAATAATCAAACAAAGCAGTTAGGTTATTTTGTTTCTAATAGAATAAAAGGACAAGGAGGAGATGATATTTATGAAGTTTTCTTTTTTGATTCGGTAGAAGTAAAGGGACAGTTTAGAGAGCGAACAATAGATAAAAAGCCTGTTCAAGATGCGAATGTTATTTTTAAAAGTATAAATTATGCAATAGATAGCGCAACTTTCCAAACCCAAACCGATGAAGAAGGGAATTATAAAATTAATATTCCAATATATTTGAAAAGCAAAGTAAATACTTATAAACAAATAATTTCTAGTTATTCAGCGAAGCTAAAAAATAAAACTGTTTTTGATATAGAAATTCGTCATCAGAACAGATTAGTTTATCAAGACCAAATTTCATTAAACCCTTACAATCTTGCAAAGCGAAATTCTAAAAGTTATGTAATTAATGCCTATTTATATGTAGAAGAAGAGGAAACAAATCAATCAGAAAATATAAAATCATTACAAAAACTAGCAGATAATTCTAGCAAAAGCATTACACTAAAAAATATTTATTTTGAAAATGGAAATGCTGTTTTAAAGTCAGAATCCTATAAAATGCTAGAAGAGGTAGCCGTATTTTTAGATAAAAATCAAAAACTTAGCTTGGAAATTATTGGACATACGGATAATATTGGAAGTGCATCAAAAAACCTTGTTTTATCTAAAGAAAGGGCGCAGAGTGTTATTGATTTTTTGGTAAATAAAGGGATAGAAAAAACGAGATTAAAAGCAAATGGTTATGGGCAAGAGCGACCAATAGCAAGTAATGATGATGAAAAAGAAGGACGAGAACTAAATCGCAGAATTGAAGTGAGAGTTTTTGAGTAA
- a CDS encoding PDDEXK nuclease domain-containing protein → MEIKEYQNLFLEVKQVVKQSQTTAITKVNQELLNLYYQIGKIILEKQKQKGWGAKVIDTLSKDLLTDFPTIKGFSVRNLKNMRKFAEAYPNFLIVQTVSAQLSWSHHVLLLNTFSEERIRTWYINKSAQEGWSYRVLQHQIKLEVHKSFGSLPNNFDTHFSNSEAESITQLFKDEYIFDFISQNDKMKEKDLESELVKNITDFLLSLGKGFSYIGKQYHLEIGNQDFYIDLLFYHYKLKCFVVVELKIDDFKPEYVGKLNFYLSAVDDLLKQKEDLPSIGLLLCSSKNNTIVEYALRDVSKPMGVVSYSVSKKIPDNLKDSLPTEKELKSILKRNFK, encoded by the coding sequence ATGGAAATTAAAGAATATCAAAATTTATTTTTAGAAGTAAAACAGGTAGTAAAGCAATCTCAAACAACTGCTATCACAAAAGTTAATCAAGAGCTTTTGAACTTGTATTATCAAATAGGAAAGATAATTTTAGAAAAACAAAAACAAAAAGGTTGGGGCGCAAAAGTAATAGATACACTATCAAAAGATTTATTGACGGATTTTCCTACTATAAAAGGTTTTTCTGTAAGAAATCTAAAGAATATGAGAAAGTTTGCAGAGGCTTATCCCAATTTTCTAATTGTGCAGACAGTGTCTGCACAATTAAGTTGGTCTCATCATGTTTTGTTACTCAACACATTTTCAGAAGAGAGAATTAGAACATGGTATATAAACAAATCAGCTCAAGAAGGTTGGTCATATAGAGTTTTGCAACATCAAATTAAGCTAGAAGTTCATAAGAGTTTTGGTTCATTACCAAATAACTTTGATACTCATTTTTCAAATAGTGAAGCCGAATCTATTACGCAACTTTTTAAAGACGAATACATATTTGATTTTATTTCTCAAAATGATAAAATGAAAGAGAAAGACTTGGAAAGTGAATTAGTCAAAAATATTACAGATTTTTTACTCTCATTGGGAAAAGGTTTTTCATACATTGGAAAGCAATATCATTTAGAAATAGGTAATCAAGATTTTTATATAGATTTATTGTTTTATCATTATAAACTAAAATGTTTTGTTGTTGTAGAACTCAAAATTGATGATTTTAAGCCTGAATATGTAGGTAAACTCAATTTTTATCTCTCTGCTGTTGATGATTTACTTAAACAAAAAGAAGATTTGCCTTCTATTGGATTGTTGTTATGTAGCTCAAAAAACAATACAATCGTAGAGTATGCGTTGAGAGATGTTTCTAAACCTATGGGAGTGGTTTCGTATTCAGTAAGTAAAAAAATACCTGATAATTTGAAAGATAGTTTGCCAACAGAAAAAGAACTAAAATCTATTTTGAAGAGAAATTTTAAATAA
- a CDS encoding biopolymer transporter ExbD — MGKKKRDDVGVNASSMADIAFLLLIFFLVTTRIASEKGVYRDLAPKPEGEVPPVELNKRNVYKVIINSSNELLIEGEEGTMSQIKKEVKAHVNNYGADPELSVSPKDAIISIKTDRGTDYTTYLTVLDEILQGYNELRAEYLTRELGEKITVEDFLEISRQDTQVNKDRYKLAKDKYPLNVSDAEPTGSGGAK, encoded by the coding sequence ATGGGAAAGAAAAAACGTGACGATGTAGGCGTAAATGCCAGTTCGATGGCAGATATAGCCTTTCTATTACTTATCTTTTTCTTAGTAACTACACGTATTGCTTCCGAAAAAGGAGTTTATAGAGATTTAGCACCTAAGCCAGAAGGAGAAGTTCCTCCTGTTGAACTCAATAAGCGAAATGTTTATAAGGTTATCATCAACTCTAGCAATGAATTACTTATTGAAGGAGAAGAAGGTACTATGAGTCAGATAAAAAAAGAGGTAAAAGCGCACGTAAATAACTACGGTGCTGATCCTGAGCTTTCTGTAAGTCCAAAAGATGCTATTATTTCAATCAAAACTGATAGAGGTACAGATTATACTACTTATCTAACAGTTTTAGATGAAATATTACAAGGATATAATGAACTTAGAGCAGAATATCTGACTAGAGAATTAGGTGAAAAAATTACTGTTGAGGATTTCTTAGAAATATCAAGACAGGATACGCAAGTAAACAAAGATCGTTATAAACTAGCTAAAGATAAATATCCTCTTAATGTATCTGATGCAGAGCCAACAGGTAGTGGAGGAGCAAAATAG
- a CDS encoding S-adenosylmethionine:tRNA ribosyltransferase-isomerase: MEKINLEDYTYHLPSERIAQNPLEKRDSSKLLVYNKGAISHHHFTEITDFLSEDYTLYFNNTKVIPARLLFEKKATQKGQNGKGATIEIFLLHPILPTADVSEAMLSTEKCTWKCVVGNLKRWKEGLVLERELEIDNQTVLIQAKIADRKELLIELEWKNNNPNSTEKTQIPFVDIVEKLGVMPLPPYIKREAKQKDSSTYQTIYSKAAGAVAAPTAGLHFTENVLQDLAKRNIKTNELTLHVGAGTFQPVKKENAGDVATHTMHCEQIVVTKENIESIIDSEKVASVGTTSMRTLESLYWYGTKVLLKNEVQFFIEKLEPYSYDSEIKLPSKKESFEAILKYMNDSNQEKLTGETEIFILPSYTFRVCDALVTNFHMPETTLILLVAAFIGKDWKKIYQAALDNKYRFLSYGDSSLLFL, from the coding sequence GTGGAAAAGATAAATTTAGAAGATTATACCTATCATTTGCCAAGTGAGCGAATTGCCCAAAACCCTTTAGAAAAAAGAGATAGCTCAAAGCTTTTAGTTTATAATAAGGGAGCTATTTCGCATCATCATTTCACAGAAATTACAGATTTTTTGAGTGAAGATTATACCTTATATTTTAATAATACTAAGGTTATTCCTGCACGTCTTTTATTTGAAAAAAAGGCAACACAAAAGGGACAAAATGGAAAAGGTGCAACCATAGAAATATTTTTGCTACACCCAATCTTACCAACTGCTGATGTTAGCGAAGCAATGCTTAGTACAGAAAAATGTACTTGGAAGTGCGTTGTAGGGAATCTTAAAAGGTGGAAAGAAGGATTGGTTTTGGAAAGGGAGCTAGAAATTGATAATCAAACTGTTCTGATTCAAGCCAAGATAGCAGATAGAAAAGAGCTTTTGATAGAGTTAGAATGGAAAAATAATAATCCTAATTCAACAGAAAAAACTCAAATTCCTTTTGTAGATATTGTGGAAAAGTTAGGAGTTATGCCTTTGCCTCCTTACATAAAAAGAGAAGCAAAACAGAAAGATTCCTCTACCTATCAAACTATTTATAGCAAGGCAGCAGGAGCAGTCGCAGCACCGACAGCAGGATTACATTTTACTGAAAATGTTCTTCAAGATTTGGCAAAGAGAAATATCAAAACAAACGAACTTACGTTACATGTAGGAGCAGGAACTTTTCAACCTGTCAAAAAAGAAAATGCTGGAGATGTAGCTACACACACAATGCATTGCGAACAGATTGTGGTTACAAAAGAAAATATAGAAAGTATTATTGATTCGGAAAAAGTCGCTTCTGTCGGAACTACTTCTATGCGAACTTTGGAGAGTTTGTATTGGTATGGAACAAAAGTTTTATTGAAAAATGAGGTACAATTCTTTATTGAAAAATTAGAACCTTATAGCTATGATTCTGAAATAAAATTGCCTTCTAAAAAGGAAAGTTTTGAAGCCATTTTGAAGTATATGAATGATTCTAATCAAGAAAAACTAACAGGCGAAACCGAAATTTTCATTCTCCCTTCTTATACTTTTCGTGTTTGTGATGCGTTAGTTACTAATTTTCATATGCCCGAAACTACACTTATTTTGCTTGTTGCTGCGTTTATAGGAAAAGACTGGAAGAAAATCTATCAAGCTGCACTTGATAATAAGTATCGTTTTTTGAGTTATGGAGATTCTTCTTTATTGTTTTTGTAG
- a CDS encoding ATP-binding protein, which yields MKSVLHIKIPSLLENIRIVESFIDNARDKFNLNDDIYGNIMVAVTEAVNNAIIHGNGKDKNKEVDLSLEVAKEKLFFTIKDQGKGFDPDALPDPTAPENLLTIGGRGIFLVKNLADKVDFLDDGRTVKMTFNVTNSVLN from the coding sequence ATGAAATCAGTTTTGCACATCAAAATCCCTTCCCTGTTAGAAAATATTCGTATTGTAGAGAGTTTTATAGATAATGCTCGTGATAAATTTAATCTAAATGATGATATATACGGAAATATTATGGTTGCTGTTACCGAAGCTGTAAATAATGCCATTATTCATGGAAATGGAAAAGATAAAAATAAAGAAGTAGATTTGAGCTTAGAAGTAGCAAAGGAAAAACTGTTTTTTACGATAAAAGACCAAGGAAAAGGATTTGACCCAGATGCTTTGCCTGACCCAACTGCACCAGAAAATCTCTTGACTATTGGAGGAAGAGGAATCTTCTTAGTGAAAAATCTAGCTGATAAAGTTGATTTTTTAGATGATGGCAGAACAGTCAAGATGACTTTTAATGTAACCAATTCAGTTTTAAACTAA
- a CDS encoding MFS transporter yields MENNLDTKPNKIEKSIKIDLNTTKIGQGSKRIYKRPELPITAVLGSAFLIYGVLYHAAAFAVLGAVFSYDRSSSETTILMNIRDISYIIFTIVGAIIVPRWSARNIIVACLSLMAVCAIAVSFQTHNFALAEFLFFLTGGSFALVRLAAYWLVSLESKHKGQHARRIMHLEGMYLLGIALSYLLFLPYINDIDSSWTQAYWILLPFLAIVIGFQFLHYHYPLRSVPESWKNEFRHASKSLNGLLVNSILLLSLFCVFIASIIYVHFEEWANVFAAKLIDLNNRQFYDLGALGIIFLVMAISRLFIGVILQRAGRFMIFVFCVLGLMSLVLWNGDILGSQTIYPAAVFDDISPYSLLLPAIAFVLAPILPLIYAVVITQASERQQPLVIGLLLGMTMIGKLLFTSLSIKSYDYFVDYTAFYLILIPLALLLVLFFLAYSDLSRDSRLFNRKNKKTKKPKKTRRTIIRRFNSRDKVKKQNQGLDEDLVWIDEN; encoded by the coding sequence TTGGAGAATAACTTAGATACAAAGCCAAACAAAATAGAAAAATCAATTAAAATTGATTTGAATACCACAAAAATAGGACAAGGTTCAAAAAGAATCTACAAACGTCCCGAACTTCCTATTACAGCTGTTTTGGGTAGTGCTTTTCTTATATACGGCGTTCTTTACCATGCTGCTGCATTTGCTGTTTTGGGAGCAGTTTTTTCATATGATAGAAGTAGTAGTGAAACAACTATTTTGATGAATATTCGTGATATTAGTTATATTATCTTTACCATAGTAGGTGCTATCATTGTTCCTCGTTGGTCGGCTCGTAATATAATTGTTGCTTGTTTGTCTTTAATGGCAGTTTGTGCTATTGCTGTATCTTTTCAAACTCATAATTTTGCTTTAGCTGAATTTTTATTTTTTCTCACAGGTGGTTCGTTTGCTCTTGTTCGTTTGGCTGCTTATTGGCTTGTTAGTTTAGAATCAAAGCATAAGGGACAACATGCAAGACGAATAATGCACTTAGAAGGAATGTATTTACTAGGTATTGCACTTAGTTATCTTCTATTTCTGCCTTATATTAATGATATTGACTCTTCTTGGACACAAGCCTATTGGATTCTTTTACCATTTCTTGCCATTGTTATTGGATTCCAATTTTTACATTATCATTATCCTTTGCGTTCTGTTCCTGAATCTTGGAAAAATGAATTTCGTCATGCTAGTAAATCATTGAATGGGTTACTTGTTAATTCTATTTTATTACTCTCTTTATTTTGCGTTTTCATTGCCTCTATTATTTATGTTCATTTTGAAGAGTGGGCAAATGTTTTTGCTGCCAAACTGATAGATTTAAATAACAGACAATTTTATGACTTGGGTGCTTTAGGCATTATATTTTTGGTAATGGCAATCAGTCGCTTATTTATTGGAGTTATTTTACAAAGAGCAGGACGCTTTATGATTTTTGTTTTTTGCGTTTTAGGACTTATGTCTTTAGTGCTTTGGAATGGGGATATTTTGGGTAGTCAGACTATTTATCCAGCTGCTGTTTTTGATGATATTTCGCCTTATTCATTGCTTCTTCCTGCAATAGCTTTTGTCTTAGCTCCTATCTTACCATTAATTTATGCCGTAGTGATTACACAAGCCTCTGAAAGACAACAACCTCTTGTTATAGGTCTTTTATTAGGCATGACAATGATAGGTAAACTTTTATTTACCTCTCTTTCTATTAAATCGTATGACTATTTTGTAGATTATACAGCTTTTTATTTAATACTTATTCCTCTTGCTTTACTCTTAGTTTTGTTCTTTCTAGCTTATTCAGATTTGAGCAGGGATTCAAGATTATTTAATAGAAAAAATAAAAAAACGAAAAAACCTAAAAAAACAAGACGAACTATCATACGCAGATTTAATTCTAGAGATAAAGTAAAAAAGCAAAATCAAGGTTTAGATGAAGATTTGGTGTGGATAGATGAAAATTGA
- a CDS encoding Do family serine endopeptidase, protein MKRLGLFFIALLSAIVGGGVALGIYLNFFTTQGQSNFQNTNQPFVQTGFGNPDPLNPTLSPQNLSFVEAAKKATPAVVHIQTFGNPALMSNRQQDSMEDLFRDFFGQQSPNRNRNKNEVRMGSGSGVIIEKNGYIVTNNHVVENATRIDVVMNNQKSYTAELIGTDPSTDLAVLKIEADEELMPVQFGNSDNLQVGEWVLAIGNPFDLTSTVTAGIVSAKARNINILRRQDGLGVEAFIQTDAAVNPGNSGGALVNVNGQLVGINTAIASQTGSFAGYSFAVPTAIVKKVYTDLKKHGIVQRGLLGVQIRDVTADLSKELDLSVVRGVYVAGVTENSGAIEAGLEKGDVIIEVDDVQVNTSAQLQERIARKRPGDKVEVVYLRNGKERNTNVELKNRLGTTTLITNEAGKMMNIESLGIEIQNISPEMATKIGTTGVKIVSIDDGKFKEAQVPEGFVITHIDKEKVDTSADVIEFLEGKTGGVLIEGFHPTGRRGFFAIAM, encoded by the coding sequence ATGAAAAGATTAGGATTATTTTTTATTGCCTTACTCTCTGCTATTGTGGGTGGAGGAGTTGCCTTGGGTATTTATTTAAACTTTTTCACAACACAAGGTCAAAGTAACTTTCAGAACACAAATCAACCTTTTGTACAGACGGGATTTGGAAATCCAGACCCTTTAAACCCAACTCTTTCTCCTCAAAACTTGAGTTTTGTAGAAGCAGCCAAAAAAGCTACTCCAGCCGTAGTTCATATTCAGACCTTTGGAAATCCTGCTTTGATGAGTAATCGTCAGCAAGATTCAATGGAAGACCTTTTTAGAGATTTTTTTGGACAACAATCGCCTAATAGAAATCGCAATAAGAATGAAGTTAGAATGGGTTCGGGTTCAGGTGTTATCATCGAAAAAAATGGTTATATCGTAACCAATAATCACGTCGTAGAAAATGCAACTCGTATTGACGTGGTTATGAATAATCAAAAAAGCTATACAGCAGAACTTATCGGAACAGACCCAAGCACGGATTTGGCTGTTCTGAAAATTGAAGCAGACGAGGAGCTGATGCCAGTTCAGTTTGGAAATTCTGATAATTTGCAGGTAGGCGAGTGGGTACTTGCTATTGGAAATCCGTTTGACCTTACCTCTACCGTAACGGCAGGAATTGTAAGTGCAAAGGCTAGAAATATTAATATTTTGCGTCGTCAAGATGGATTAGGTGTTGAAGCATTTATACAAACAGATGCTGCAGTAAATCCAGGTAATAGTGGAGGTGCATTAGTAAATGTAAACGGACAACTTGTTGGAATAAATACAGCGATTGCTTCTCAAACAGGCTCTTTTGCTGGATATTCTTTTGCTGTTCCTACGGCGATAGTAAAGAAAGTATATACAGATTTGAAAAAACATGGTATCGTTCAGCGTGGTCTTTTGGGTGTGCAAATTAGAGATGTAACAGCAGACCTTTCTAAAGAACTAGATCTTTCTGTTGTGCGTGGAGTTTATGTAGCTGGTGTAACTGAAAATAGTGGTGCAATAGAAGCAGGATTAGAAAAAGGTGACGTAATTATTGAAGTAGATGATGTACAAGTAAATACTTCGGCGCAGCTTCAAGAGCGTATTGCAAGAAAACGTCCAGGAGATAAGGTAGAAGTTGTTTATCTTAGAAATGGTAAAGAGAGAAACACAAATGTAGAACTCAAAAATCGTTTGGGAACAACTACACTAATTACAAATGAGGCTGGTAAGATGATGAATATTGAATCTCTAGGAATAGAAATTCAAAATATCTCTCCAGAGATGGCTACCAAAATCGGAACGACAGGTGTAAAGATAGTTTCTATTGATGATGGAAAATTTAAAGAAGCACAAGTTCCTGAAGGATTTGTTATTACACACATAGACAAAGAAAAAGTAGATACTTCTGCTGATGTAATCGAATTTTTAGAAGGAAAAACAGGAGGTGTTTTGATTGAAGGCTTTCACCCAACAGGTAGAAGAGGTTTTTTTGCTATTGCAATGTAA
- a CDS encoding biopolymer transporter ExbD: MPFKKKAKPNPEIPTSALPDIIFMLLFFFMVSTVMRENTLKVNVLLPQANQVQKMEKANLVANIYIGKPKEADQFGTAPRIQVNDVFITLDQIQQFAIESMANVPEVDKNRFRVAIKGDVGLDMGVVIDVREELRETEALKIYYAASKGEE; encoded by the coding sequence ATGCCTTTTAAAAAGAAAGCCAAACCGAATCCAGAGATACCTACCTCTGCTTTGCCAGATATTATCTTTATGTTACTTTTCTTCTTTATGGTTTCGACTGTAATGAGGGAAAATACACTTAAAGTAAACGTACTTTTGCCACAAGCAAATCAAGTACAGAAAATGGAAAAAGCCAATTTAGTAGCTAATATTTATATTGGTAAACCAAAAGAAGCAGACCAATTTGGTACAGCACCTCGTATTCAAGTAAATGATGTATTCATTACATTAGACCAAATTCAACAGTTTGCAATAGAATCTATGGCAAATGTACCCGAAGTAGATAAAAATCGTTTTCGTGTAGCTATAAAAGGTGATGTTGGTTTGGATATGGGAGTTGTGATAGATGTACGTGAAGAACTTCGTGAAACAGAAGCTCTTAAAATTTATTATGCAGCCTCCAAAGGAGAGGAATAG